In Bacteroidota bacterium, one genomic interval encodes:
- the polA gene encoding DNA polymerase I, with the protein MKKLFLLDAYALIYRAYFAFSNSPRINSKGLNTSAVFGFTNTLLDLLKKEQPTHIAVVFDTAAPTQRHVDYEHYKANRQEMPEDLRVAIPYIYQLLDAFNIATLESDGYEADDIIGTLAKKAEAEGYITFMMTPDKDYGQVVSENIFIYKPGYKGGPPEKLGVKEVCARYGIERTEQVIDILGLMGDSVDNIPGIPGVGEKTAIALVQQFGSVENLIANSDKLKGKQKEKVEQHAEQALFSKKLATILLDAPVELNEEQLRYREPDKEKIRAVFGELEFRRLMQIVLGEEPAAEELNTSAASRKTKPGQIDIFGNTGGDESDTQSSEDTAAPVTHKTIADTPHTYHLADTPEKRAALIAQLAQLQSFCFDTETTGLDAHNVEIVGLSFSWEAGTGWYVPVSANQDEAKALLEEFRALFESESIGKTGQNIKYDLSVLQRYGIALRGQLFDTMIAHYLLQPDMRHNMDVLAETYLHYSPVSIETLIGKKGKDQKSMRDVPLDEIKEYAAEDADVTFQLRKVFEPELASSNVRPLFDTVEMPLVPVLAAMEAEGITLDTATLAKQSAALAEEIATLDKHIQELAGTPFNISSPKQVGDILFEVLAIGDKPKKTRTGQYATSEDILQKLVGKHPIVEQILNYREMVKLKSTYVDSLPQMVNPRTGRVHTSYNQVVAATGRLSSDNPNLQNIPIRTARGREVRKAFVPRGEGWTLLSADYSQIELRIIAALSKDPGMTEAFNHGHDIHTATAARVFGVSQEEVTREMRSKAKAVNFGIIYGQSAFGLSQSLNIPRKEAQEIISQYFIQYSAIKDYMDTQMEFAREHGYVETILGRRRYLRDINSSNAVVRGFAERNAINAPIQGSAADMIKVAMINVHKELKAMNVRTRLLLQVHDELVFDVPLDEVELVKPVIENAMKNAVKLSVPVEVGMGTGDNWLDAH; encoded by the coding sequence ATGAAAAAACTTTTTCTGCTCGACGCATACGCCCTCATTTACCGCGCCTATTTCGCATTCAGCAACAGTCCCCGCATCAACTCAAAAGGCCTCAATACCTCCGCTGTATTCGGCTTTACCAATACCCTGCTCGATCTGCTCAAGAAAGAACAGCCCACACACATTGCCGTTGTGTTCGACACCGCCGCTCCCACGCAGCGCCATGTGGATTATGAACACTACAAAGCAAACCGCCAGGAAATGCCCGAAGACCTGCGCGTGGCCATCCCCTACATCTACCAGCTGCTCGACGCATTCAACATCGCCACACTCGAATCAGACGGCTACGAAGCCGATGACATCATTGGCACGCTCGCCAAAAAAGCCGAAGCCGAAGGCTACATCACCTTCATGATGACACCCGACAAAGACTACGGTCAGGTGGTTTCAGAAAACATTTTCATCTATAAGCCCGGTTACAAAGGCGGCCCGCCCGAAAAACTCGGCGTCAAGGAAGTATGCGCACGCTACGGCATTGAACGTACCGAACAAGTCATCGACATTCTCGGACTCATGGGCGACAGTGTGGATAACATACCCGGCATTCCGGGCGTGGGCGAAAAAACGGCCATTGCCCTTGTGCAGCAATTCGGCAGTGTCGAAAACCTGATTGCCAATAGCGACAAGCTCAAAGGCAAGCAAAAAGAAAAAGTAGAACAACATGCCGAGCAGGCTTTGTTCTCCAAAAAACTCGCCACCATTCTGCTCGATGCGCCGGTTGAACTGAACGAAGAACAACTCCGCTACCGCGAGCCCGACAAGGAAAAAATTCGCGCCGTATTTGGCGAGCTTGAGTTCCGCCGACTCATGCAAATTGTGCTTGGCGAAGAACCTGCCGCCGAAGAATTAAACACATCGGCCGCATCGCGCAAAACAAAACCGGGGCAGATAGACATTTTCGGCAACACCGGCGGCGACGAAAGCGATACACAAAGCAGTGAAGATACAGCCGCACCCGTTACGCACAAAACCATTGCCGATACGCCCCACACCTATCACCTGGCCGACACGCCCGAAAAACGTGCCGCACTCATTGCACAGCTTGCCCAGCTCCAAAGCTTCTGCTTCGATACCGAAACCACCGGACTTGACGCACACAATGTAGAAATTGTAGGCCTCTCGTTCAGCTGGGAAGCCGGCACGGGGTGGTATGTACCGGTTTCGGCCAATCAGGACGAAGCGAAAGCCTTGCTGGAAGAATTCCGCGCGCTGTTTGAAAGTGAAAGCATCGGCAAAACCGGACAAAACATAAAGTACGACCTCAGCGTGCTGCAACGCTACGGCATTGCCCTGCGCGGACAGTTGTTTGACACCATGATTGCGCACTACCTGCTGCAGCCCGATATGCGCCACAACATGGATGTGCTTGCCGAAACGTACCTCCACTATTCGCCGGTGAGCATTGAAACACTGATTGGCAAAAAAGGCAAAGACCAGAAAAGCATGCGCGATGTGCCGCTTGACGAGATAAAAGAATACGCTGCCGAAGATGCCGATGTAACGTTCCAGCTGCGCAAGGTATTTGAGCCTGAGCTAGCATCGTCAAACGTGCGCCCGCTTTTTGATACAGTGGAAATGCCGCTTGTGCCAGTGCTTGCCGCCATGGAGGCCGAAGGCATTACGCTTGATACGGCCACGCTGGCCAAACAATCGGCTGCGCTGGCCGAAGAAATTGCCACGCTCGACAAACACATTCAGGAACTGGCCGGCACACCGTTCAATATTTCGTCGCCAAAGCAGGTGGGCGATATTTTGTTTGAAGTGCTTGCCATTGGCGACAAGCCCAAGAAAACCCGCACCGGCCAGTACGCCACCAGCGAAGACATTTTGCAGAAGCTCGTGGGCAAGCATCCCATTGTGGAGCAGATTCTCAACTACCGCGAAATGGTGAAGCTGAAAAGCACCTATGTCGATTCACTTCCGCAAATGGTCAATCCGCGCACCGGCCGCGTACACACCAGCTACAACCAGGTAGTAGCCGCCACCGGCCGCCTCAGTTCCGACAATCCCAACTTACAAAACATTCCCATCCGCACCGCCCGCGGCCGCGAAGTACGCAAGGCTTTTGTACCGCGCGGCGAAGGCTGGACCCTGCTCTCGGCCGACTACTCACAAATTGAACTCCGCATTATTGCCGCGCTCAGCAAAGACCCCGGCATGACCGAAGCCTTCAACCACGGCCACGACATCCATACCGCCACTGCCGCGCGCGTATTTGGCGTGTCGCAGGAAGAAGTAACGCGCGAAATGCGCAGCAAGGCCAAAGCCGTAAACTTTGGTATTATTTACGGACAATCGGCCTTCGGACTTTCGCAAAGCCTCAACATTCCGCGCAAGGAAGCGCAGGAAATTATTTCGCAATACTTCATCCAGTACAGCGCCATTAAAGATTACATGGACACGCAAATGGAGTTTGCCCGCGAGCACGGCTACGTAGAAACCATCCTCGGCCGCCGCCGCTACCTCCGCGACATTAACTCGTCAAACGCCGTAGTACGCGGCTTCGCCGAGCGCAACGCCATAAACGCCCCCATACAAGGCTCCGCCGCCGACATGATTAAAGTGGCCATGATCAACGTACACAAAGAACTCAAAGCCATGAACGTGCGCACCCGCCTGCTGCTGCAAGTACACGACGAATTGGTGTTTGATGTGCCGCTGGATGAAGTGGAGCTGGTGAAACCGGTTATTGAAAACGCCATGAAAAACGCCGTGAAGCTGAGCGTGCCGGTGGAGGTGGGAATGGGAACGGGGGATAATTGGCTGGATGCGCATTGA